Genomic segment of Alcanivorax borkumensis SK2:
ACGGGAAGCGCAAATAATGTCGTTATCAGCGATTACCGAAGGCGGCATGCTGCCGTGGATAGCGGTAGCCATCGGTGGCGCCGTTGGCGCCTGCCTGCGTTTCGCCACCAGCTTATGGCTTGGCGTTCCGTCTATGCCCTCGTGGCCTTGGGCCACTTTCGGAGTGAACTTGGCAGGCAGTTTCCTGTTCGGCCTGCTGGCTATCTTGTTGGCTAGCCTGCCAGTGGGAGATGTGTGGCGGCTGGCATTGATGACCGGCATGCTCGGCGCACTGACCACCTTTTCTACGTTTTCGTTTGAATTAGTGCGGATGGTGGAAGCGCGGGCCTTTATACTTGCCGCCGGTTACGCGGTGGGGTCTGTTGGGGCCTGTTTGTTGTTGGGCATAGCGGGCCTAGCATTGGGTCGACTGTTTTTTGAATAACATTGGGAAGCTGAAAGTTTAAACTTTCAACTCAGCCTTTTCTGATTTTGGAGTAAGAAATACATGCTGGATATTCGTGCCTTGCGGCAGGACGGTGAAGCGATCAAGGCGGCGTTGAGCAAACGCGGCTACACCCTGGACCTGGAGGAATTTGCCGCTTTGGATGCCAAGCGCAAGCAAGCAGATATGCGCTCCCAGGAATTACAGGCGGATCGCAAGAAAGCTTCCAAGCAGGTGGGCGAGTTGATTAAGTCCGGTATGGCGGTGGATGAGGCTAAGGCACAGGTGGCCGACGCCCTGCAGACCATTGATACAGAACTGGATAAGGAAGTGGCCAGTGCCAAGGCGATTCAGGACGAAATTCGTGAATACCTGATGGGCATTCCCAACGTCCCGCAAGAAGCCGTACCTGCAGGCAATGATGAAGACGACAATGTGGAAGTGCGCCGCTGGGGCACACCGAAAACACTGCCGTTTGAGCCGAAGGACCATGTGGATATTGGTGAAGCGCTGGAGGGCGGGCTCGATTTTGAACGCGCGGCTAAGCTTTCCGGTGCACGTTTTGCAGTGATGAGCGGTGGCCTAGCCCGCATGCACCGGGCGCTGATTGATTTTATGCTGGATATACACAGCGACGAGCATGGCTATCAGGAAGTGTACGTGCCTTTCCTAGTGGGGCCGGAAGCGCTACGAGGAACTGGCCAGCTACCCAAGTTCGCTGAAGACCTGTTTAAAATAGAAGGTGAGCGTGAACTCTATTTGATTCCCACCGCTGAAGTGCCGGTGACCAATCTGGCCGCGGATGAAATTCTCGAAGCGAACACCATGCCCCGTCGTTATACCTGTCATACACCGTGTTTTCGTTCTGAAGCGGGCAGCCACGGTAGAGATACCCGCGGTATGATTCGCCAGCATCAGTTCGAAAAAGTGGAGCTGGTGCAGATGGTTCGCCCTGAAGAGTCCGATGCGGCGCTGGAGGCACTGACCGGCCATGCGGAAGCCATTTTACAGAAACTGGATTTGCCATATCGAGTGGTGATTCTTTGTGGCGGTGATTTGGGCTTTTCGTCTTCCAAAACCTATGACATCGAAGTCTGGCTTCCCAGCCAGCAGTGCTATCGGGAAATTTCTTCCTGTTCCAACTTCCGTGATTATCAATCACGTCGCATGCAGGCTCGCTGGCGCAACCCGGAAACCGGTAAACCCGAATTGGTACATACCTTGAATGGGTCTGCTCTGGCAGTAGGGCGTACTTTAGTAGCGATACTGGAGAATTATCAGAACGATGATGGTTCAGTAACTGTTCCTGAGGCACTGCGTCCCTACATGAGAGGTCTGGAACGCCTGAAATAGTGTTGCTCAGGCACAAACGACGACCATTGCGTTCGTCGCATGGCATGCCTTTAACGCAGGCTTGCCGCTTTTTGTGTCAGGCATCATTCACTCAGCGTCTGGCGTTTACTGGGAGCAAGCATGGAATTTCTACCGATCAGCTGGCGTTTACAAGGCAAGGTGGCTTTGTTGGCCGGCGGCGGCGAAGTGGCGTTGCGCAAGGGGCGCCTTCTGCACCGATCAGGTGCGATTTTGACTGTAGTTGCCCCGCAAGTATGCGATGAGCTGCTCGATATTGTGGTGCGTAGCGGCGGTTCCTGCGTGGTCAGGGCGTTTGAAAGCGCAGATCTAGACGGGGTCGCTCTGGTTATTTGTGCCACCGATGATCGCAGTACCAATGCTGAGATAGCAAAACAGGCCCAGCAACGGGGTTTGCCCGTGAATGTGGTCGACGATCCTTCGCTGGGTGATTTCATCTTTCCGGCCATTGTCGACCGTTCCCCGGTGTTAATCAGTATCAGCTCCTCCGGTGCTTCGCCAGTGCTGGCCAGGAAACTAAGAGCCCAGCTGGAATCCACTTTGCCGGCGCGCTGGGGAAGACTGGCTGACCTGATGGCGCGTTTCCGTCAGCCCTTGAAAGACAAGCTCAGTAACATCGGTGCCCGGCGTTTATTCTGGGAGCAAACACTGGATAGCCCAGTCGTGGAAAAAGTGCTGGCCGGCAAGGACAGTGAGGCAGAAGCCATGCTCGCCGCTGCGATCGAATCTGCCGACGCAACAACCCTGAGCCGAGGCGAAGTGTATCTGGTGGGTGCTGGCCCTGGGGATCCGGACTTGCTCACGTTCCGAGCGCTGCGTTTGCTGCAAAAAGCCGATGTGGTGCTCTACGATCGCCTGGTCGGCAAGGGTATTGTAGATCTGGCCCGTCGCGATGCGGAGCTGGTGTATGTGGGTAAAGCCCGTGACAAGCACGCGCTGCCCCAGGACAACATCAACGAGTTGCTGGTTCATTACGCTAAACAAGGCAAGAAGGTTTGCCGGTTGAAAGGCGGGGATCCTTTTATCTTTGGCCGTGGCGGTGAAGAAATTGACCTGATTGTGGCGGAAGGTATCGATTTTCAGGTGGTGCCAGGCATTACTGCGGCCAGCGGCTGCGCTTCCTATGCGGGTATTCCACTAACCCATCGTGACCATGCTCAATCCGTGCGATTCGTCACCGGGCATCGTAAAGATGGCTCGGTGGATCTGGATTGGAAACATTTAGTCAGCGAAACCGAGACAGTGGTATTTTATATGGGGTTGGTGGGCTTGCGAGAAATCTGCAGCCAGCTGATCGCCCACGGCCGTGGGGGCGACACACCCATCGCGCTGGTGTCACGAGGCACGACTAACCTTCAGGAGGTGATTACCGGTAGGCTAGATCAGCTACCTGACGATATCGAAGGCCGTGAAATTCACGCCCCCACCCTGATAATTGTTGGCAGCGTGGTCAGCCTGCATCCTAAATTTGGTTGGTTCAAACCCTGATCGCTTCAATACCGCATTACGGCTACGTTTGACACGCCCTACAACGCACTGTTTGTAGGGCGAATACCTAAGAGCACAATTCGCACAATTCGCACAATTCGCACAATCCGATAGGTGTCATTAGAGCCGTTTTTTATCGCGCTTTTCCCACAAAGCGGCGGCTTCTTTTAACGCACTCTGCAATGAATCTGCCTTGTCCAGGCCCCACAGTGCCACCGCTACGGTAGAAATCACCGCCTGTTCACCGTACTCATCACGGGTTTCCCCGCGCCACACCTTCAAGAGCGTTTCTGCACTGGGGGCATCCGGCGGAGTCTGCCGAGGTATGGTGCTATCGAGCACCGCGCTTTGCAGCGCTTGGCCATGACGAATGCCTTGAATTTGGGTGCGTGCATCCGGGCGGATTTCCAGCTCGCCCCCTTCACCTTTGAACAGCAGTAGATCCTGGTCACCGGCTAGGGCGGCGGCACCTTGGTGCAGCTCAATATAGGCCGGGTGGAAAACGCTCTGCATGGACAGTGGTGCCTGGGCGGGGTTGAGGCTGCGGGCCAATGTGTTGATCGGCGAGCGTAATCCTAGGAAGTGGCGCAGGGTGAGCATGCGCGACAATGGCGAGCAGAACTGCTCGAGGGGCAGATAGGCAAGCCCGTGTGTTTCAAGGTGCGCCTGGGCCTGTGTCACAGTGTCGGCAACGGGCAAGCCCAGCTTCGGTAGAAGCGCATCGGTATAGACCCGATTCGGCGTGTGCGCCGGCCCGCCATGTAGCAAGGTGCGGATACCATTGGCCGCTAGCAGCACGGTGGCGAGCAAATACCAGGGGTGATGTTTTTTCTTGCCGGCATAGCTGGGCCAGTCCAGATCCACGGCGGGCAGTTCGCCAAGCGCCTGGTAGCAAGCCGGGCGGCAAGCATCGAGAAAGCCCGCCAGCTCATCGGGGGTTTCTTC
This window contains:
- a CDS encoding fluoride efflux transporter FluC, whose translation is MSLSAITEGGMLPWIAVAIGGAVGACLRFATSLWLGVPSMPSWPWATFGVNLAGSFLFGLLAILLASLPVGDVWRLALMTGMLGALTTFSTFSFELVRMVEARAFILAAGYAVGSVGACLLLGIAGLALGRLFFE
- the serS gene encoding serine--tRNA ligase; the protein is MLDIRALRQDGEAIKAALSKRGYTLDLEEFAALDAKRKQADMRSQELQADRKKASKQVGELIKSGMAVDEAKAQVADALQTIDTELDKEVASAKAIQDEIREYLMGIPNVPQEAVPAGNDEDDNVEVRRWGTPKTLPFEPKDHVDIGEALEGGLDFERAAKLSGARFAVMSGGLARMHRALIDFMLDIHSDEHGYQEVYVPFLVGPEALRGTGQLPKFAEDLFKIEGERELYLIPTAEVPVTNLAADEILEANTMPRRYTCHTPCFRSEAGSHGRDTRGMIRQHQFEKVELVQMVRPEESDAALEALTGHAEAILQKLDLPYRVVILCGGDLGFSSSKTYDIEVWLPSQQCYREISSCSNFRDYQSRRMQARWRNPETGKPELVHTLNGSALAVGRTLVAILENYQNDDGSVTVPEALRPYMRGLERLK
- the cysG gene encoding siroheme synthase CysG; amino-acid sequence: MEFLPISWRLQGKVALLAGGGEVALRKGRLLHRSGAILTVVAPQVCDELLDIVVRSGGSCVVRAFESADLDGVALVICATDDRSTNAEIAKQAQQRGLPVNVVDDPSLGDFIFPAIVDRSPVLISISSSGASPVLARKLRAQLESTLPARWGRLADLMARFRQPLKDKLSNIGARRLFWEQTLDSPVVEKVLAGKDSEAEAMLAAAIESADATTLSRGEVYLVGAGPGDPDLLTFRALRLLQKADVVLYDRLVGKGIVDLARRDAELVYVGKARDKHALPQDNINELLVHYAKQGKKVCRLKGGDPFIFGRGGEEIDLIVAEGIDFQVVPGITAASGCASYAGIPLTHRDHAQSVRFVTGHRKDGSVDLDWKHLVSETETVVFYMGLVGLREICSQLIAHGRGGDTPIALVSRGTTNLQEVITGRLDQLPDDIEGREIHAPTLIIVGSVVSLHPKFGWFKP
- a CDS encoding glycosyl transferase family protein, with the protein product MTEHAFAPFVRTLGRGKRARRSLTREEAREAMQAILDGDVEDIQLGAFLMLLRVKEETPDELAGFLDACRPACYQALGELPAVDLDWPSYAGKKKHHPWYLLATVLLAANGIRTLLHGGPAHTPNRVYTDALLPKLGLPVADTVTQAQAHLETHGLAYLPLEQFCSPLSRMLTLRHFLGLRSPINTLARSLNPAQAPLSMQSVFHPAYIELHQGAAALAGDQDLLLFKGEGGELEIRPDARTQIQGIRHGQALQSAVLDSTIPRQTPPDAPSAETLLKVWRGETRDEYGEQAVISTVAVALWGLDKADSLQSALKEAAALWEKRDKKRL